The genomic segment GACGGTCATCATCGCGCTCCACAGAAGAATCACAATGAGAAACTGTGGGATCCGGATATCGGGATTGTAGATAATACCTCCGATGATCGCTCCCAGAACCAGGTTTCCGATCAAATCAACCGGTGACATCTGAGAAAGCTGTGTTTTGCCTGATACATTCAAAAAGATAAGCAGACAAATAAAACCAATCAGCAACTTCAGTCCGATTTCTAAAATATCTTGCATGCTCTACCGCCTTATACTAAGAGAGACTTTGAAAACAGGATGTCTCACCTCTCCTGAAAAAATACCCCTTACCAGGAAAAGGGAGGAAGATCTTCCGGCAACAGATCTGTTTCGCATCCGCATGAATACGCGCAGCCGTTTATGGTGACTCCTGTAGAAGGATGTTATATAATTTTTGAAGAACATAGGACAGCCCGCTGAAGAAGGAAGGTGACCTGCAGGTGAAAATCCTGTTTTGTGTAGGCAAATCGTATTACCCGATCCATCAGGACATGGTACGTCAGCTGGAGGCAGCCGGGGCAGATGTCTGCTGCCTGATGTACGATGAGGCACAGGATAAGCAGAAGATCATTCATGCGATTCATGATGCTGAAATTTATATCACAGCCGTATCTCCCGCGGACCGGGAAGTCATCGATGCGGCACCGCAGTTAAAATATATCCTGAAGACAGGGACAGGACTGGATAATGTGGCTATCGAGTATGCGACGGAAAAAGGAATCTGCGTGAGCAACGCTCCAGGAGAAAACGCCATTTCCGTTGCCGAGCTGGCGATCGGGCTGATGGTTTCCATATCAAGGATGATCCCGCAGCTGGACCGGCGGACGAAGGATGGCCACTGGAATCACAGCAATGGATTTGAATGTTACGGAAAAACGCTCGGGATTATCGGATTCGGTGCTATCGGACAGAGAATCGCGCGGATGGCGTCGGCTTTCAGCATGAAGCTGATGACCTATGGGGTTCATAAGGACTTTGATCAAGCGGCGGAAATCGGCGCTACCTTCGTCGATCTGGATCACCTCCTTGCAGAATCCGATTATATTGTGATCAGTACATCTCTGAAAAAAACAAATTTTCATATGATTGATGCAGGGGCACTGGAAAAAATGAAGCAGACTGCCTTCCTGATCAATGTTTCACGCGGGGCGCTGATCGATGAACCGGCCCTTCTGGATGCCCTGAAAAAAAAGAAGATTGCCGGGGCGGCACTCGATGTTTTTGAATCGGAGCCGCCGGTGCCCCCTCTTCCGCACCTCGAGAATCTGATTGCAACGCCTCATATCGGCGGAACAACCCAGGAAAGTATCTGGCGTGTCGCTCAGGTAACGATTGAAAATGTACGCCGGTTTATCCGCCATGAATTGCCGACCCATGTTGTGAATCGAGTGGACACGTTCAAATAATAAGCGGGAGGGACTTTTATGACCGAAACCCTTGAGGAGCACGTAAAACGCCTGCAACATCAATTCATCACAGTGGACGCTCATTTTGATCTGTTAATGGAAGTCGATCTTCGGCGAAAGCTGGGCTACAGAAAGGTGATTGAGACGGAGTTTCTCCCGGGGATCAGAGCCGGCGGTGTTGATGTACTGGTCTGCTCCCTGTTCATATCCAGCCAGTATCTTCCTGAAATGGGGCTGAAGAAAGCGCTCGATCAGGTGAGCGCGCTGTACTCGGAAATGAAGGAATCGCCGGATAAACTGCAGCTGTGCACAACCTTTAACGAAATCGTTACTGCCCGGGCGGCGGGAAAACTGGCTATTCTTCTATCGTTTGAAGGCGTAGACCCGCTGACCAATGATCTCGATCTGCTGCAGATTTTCTACAGGCTGGGGGTGCGTTTTGTCGGACTGACCTGGAGCCGGCGCAATGAAGCAGCAGACGGCTGCCATTTCGCCGATGTTGACGAGGGACAGCAGGGCGGCCTGACTGAATTCGGTGTCCGCCTGATCGAGCAGGCCCAGAACATGTCTATGATTCTCGATGTCAGCCATCTGAACGATGCGGGATTCGCGGATGTGCTCAGTCGCGCTAAGACGCCCGTCATCGCTTCACATTCCAATGCCAGGCGGATAGCTTCATCAAAACGTAATCTGACAGATCAGCAGATCCGCGCACTGGCCGAGACAGGCGGAGTCATTGGAATGAACGGCTGTAATATGTTTGTTTCTGACAAATATGAAGAAGGCGATGTCGCCCATTTAATCAATCACTTGGATTACATGGTTCAACTGGTCGGTGCCGAGCATGTGGGTATCGGTCTGGATATCTGTCATTCGATGACGGATATCCCGCTGAAACCTGCCGGACATACCGGACCGGACAACTTTGACATTATCCGCAGCCACAGAGATTTTCCTCTTATTATTGAAGAACTGATTAAAAGGGGTTATCCGGACAATCAGATCGGTATGATCCTTGGCGGGAACTTTATGAATCTGTACAAAAAAGTTTTGAAATGAAAGAGTCTGAGGATTTTATGCATGATGATGGAAACCCGGCAGGTGATTCTTATGTCAGCCTGCCGGGTTTAATCATTCAGAGGAGCCTGTTTGCCATTATGGCAGGAAGGCCGTGTTACAGTAAATAATGATCTGACAATTACAGAAAATGCTACTTCAAACGCAGATACCATAGTGACAACTCTTTCATCATAGTAATCATCAGATACCACTGTCTTTACCTTCATTCTTTTTCTCTATTCTTTTCATCAATTTGAAAATAACAGGTGAAAAAACAATGAGAATAATTAATGTCGCCCAGGGATCAGGTACGTTGATAATACTATGGGAAGTTCCGTTATACCCTGCAAAAAAGATAGTCATTATGACTAATGTTAAATATCCATACTTCAAATATGGATTTTTAAAAAGTGGAGCGGCGGAAATAAAGGCCAAAAGCAACATAAGAAAAACAAAATAGTACACGAATAAACACTCCTTCACTCAAGTTTCATTTTCCCCCTGAGTGGTAATTTTCTTCCGTTTATCATATTATCATGTTATCATAAAAGACAAAAAAATCACTTTTTGAGGTGCGTGTCAGGCTTTCCTCGAGAACTTGGACGAGAAAAAATGGAATCTTCTGAGGATTCAAATCCGTAGCCAGTGCGCCGTGCATCATCTCAGAAAATACCATGTGACGCTGAGCGAAGCTGGATACCTGGAGGTTTACCTCTATTCTTGTGACTGCATTCCTGACCATTTTATGGTTTAAATAACTTAACCATCCATATTTAAATTTTATCATAATCGAATAGTGACAGAATTCATAAGATGAATCCAGGGGAAAGAGGAATTGTTATGGAAAAAAAGAGCTTATATGAGCGTGCCTGTCAGGTTATGCCACCGGTTGCGACGGGACGGGCAACGAAACTTGAAATTGTGAAAGGGCGCGGAGCTTATTTGTGGGATACAAATGGGAAGAAATATCTGGATT from the Sporolactobacillus sp. Y61 genome contains:
- a CDS encoding dipeptidase, producing the protein MTETLEEHVKRLQHQFITVDAHFDLLMEVDLRRKLGYRKVIETEFLPGIRAGGVDVLVCSLFISSQYLPEMGLKKALDQVSALYSEMKESPDKLQLCTTFNEIVTARAAGKLAILLSFEGVDPLTNDLDLLQIFYRLGVRFVGLTWSRRNEAADGCHFADVDEGQQGGLTEFGVRLIEQAQNMSMILDVSHLNDAGFADVLSRAKTPVIASHSNARRIASSKRNLTDQQIRALAETGGVIGMNGCNMFVSDKYEEGDVAHLINHLDYMVQLVGAEHVGIGLDICHSMTDIPLKPAGHTGPDNFDIIRSHRDFPLIIEELIKRGYPDNQIGMILGGNFMNLYKKVLK
- a CDS encoding phosphoglycerate dehydrogenase, whose amino-acid sequence is MKILFCVGKSYYPIHQDMVRQLEAAGADVCCLMYDEAQDKQKIIHAIHDAEIYITAVSPADREVIDAAPQLKYILKTGTGLDNVAIEYATEKGICVSNAPGENAISVAELAIGLMVSISRMIPQLDRRTKDGHWNHSNGFECYGKTLGIIGFGAIGQRIARMASAFSMKLMTYGVHKDFDQAAEIGATFVDLDHLLAESDYIVISTSLKKTNFHMIDAGALEKMKQTAFLINVSRGALIDEPALLDALKKKKIAGAALDVFESEPPVPPLPHLENLIATPHIGGTTQESIWRVAQVTIENVRRFIRHELPTHVVNRVDTFK